In Alloyangia pacifica, the following proteins share a genomic window:
- a CDS encoding RidA family protein, with amino-acid sequence MTLKRISSGGEFEAKIGYCRAVVAGGFVHVAGTVGQGETVVEQCRSALATIEKALAEAGASFADAVRVTYYLPDAAEFEACWPLLRETFGDNPPVATMLETALIDPKFRIEIELTTLAPA; translated from the coding sequence ATGACCCTCAAACGCATTTCCTCGGGCGGCGAATTCGAGGCGAAGATCGGTTATTGCCGCGCCGTCGTGGCGGGCGGCTTTGTGCATGTCGCGGGCACGGTGGGGCAGGGCGAGACGGTGGTCGAACAGTGCCGCTCGGCGCTGGCCACCATCGAGAAGGCGCTGGCAGAGGCCGGGGCGAGCTTCGCCGACGCGGTGCGGGTGACCTACTACCTGCCCGACGCCGCCGAGTTCGAAGCCTGCTGGCCGCTGCTGCGCGAGACCTTCGGAGACAATCCGCCGGTCGCGACGATGCTCGAGACCGCGCTGATCGACCCGAAATTCCGGATAGAAATCGAATTGACCACACTCGCCCCCGCCTGA